In one window of Musa acuminata AAA Group cultivar baxijiao chromosome BXJ3-2, Cavendish_Baxijiao_AAA, whole genome shotgun sequence DNA:
- the LOC135630877 gene encoding CRIB domain-containing protein RIC4-like translates to MGKFVVLPFSLGCVSQSSVAVGENRHRRAQADAPSAIPADGEPGKTRSSFMFRPPPRPNISAGFQKLIRSFKSLPQLFAVYDEEEEEEEEVVMEIGFPTDVQHVAHVGWDGFRGVSATNWVKGPEFLPVPSLSMRQLEVAAMATQTGFPPPHGPLGLDHMQ, encoded by the exons ATGGGCAAGTTTGTCGTCCTTCCCTTCTCCCTCGGCTGCGTCTCTCAGTCGAGCGTTGCGGTCGGCGAAAACCGACACAGGAGAGCACAAGCAGATGCGCCCTCAGCAATACCAGCCG ATGGAGAACCGGGGAAGACGAGGAGCTCGTTCATGTTTCGTCCACCTCCACGCCCTAACATCTCTGCGGGGTTTCAGAAGCTCATCAGGAGCTTCAAGAGCTTGCCTCAGTTGTTCGCAGTgtacgacgaggaggaggaggaggaggaagaggtggtgATGGAGATCGGGTTCCCGACCGACGTGCAGCACGTGGCTCACGTAGGGTGGGATGGCTTCCGCGGCGTGAGCGCCACGAACTGGGTTAAAGGCCCGGAGTTCCTCCCCGTCCCCTCCCTCTCGATGAGGCAGCTCGAGGTGGCGGCCATGGCCACACAGACCGGCTTCCCTCCGCCCCATGGTCCCCTGGGGCTCGACCACATGCAGTGA